One window of Salegentibacter sp. Hel_I_6 genomic DNA carries:
- the pth gene encoding aminoacyl-tRNA hydrolase, which translates to MLSFFGKILSNKKTQEEEQDPMKKFLIAGLGNPGPKYENTRHNIGFKILDYLAEKEEVSFSSEKLGDVAKFKFKGRTFIMLKPSTYMNLSGKAINYWLQKEKIELQNLLVITDDLNLAFGTIRLKTKGSDGGHNGLKDIQNTLNTTKYNRFRFGISDEFSKGQQVDYVLGEWGEEEKKQMGERLEKSAELVKSFGTAGVSNTMNSFNGK; encoded by the coding sequence ATGCTGTCTTTCTTCGGAAAAATTCTCAGTAACAAAAAGACTCAGGAAGAAGAACAAGATCCTATGAAGAAATTTTTGATTGCAGGATTGGGAAATCCCGGTCCTAAATATGAAAATACCCGCCATAATATAGGTTTCAAAATCCTTGACTATTTAGCCGAAAAGGAAGAAGTAAGTTTTTCTTCAGAAAAATTGGGCGATGTTGCTAAATTTAAGTTTAAAGGCCGCACTTTTATTATGCTGAAGCCTTCAACCTACATGAATCTTAGCGGGAAAGCAATTAACTACTGGCTTCAAAAAGAAAAAATAGAATTACAGAATTTACTGGTTATTACTGATGATCTAAATTTAGCATTTGGTACTATTCGCCTTAAAACCAAAGGCAGTGACGGGGGGCATAATGGTTTAAAAGACATTCAAAACACCCTAAATACAACTAAATATAATAGGTTTAGATTTGGCATTAGCGATGAGTTTTCTAAAGGCCAGCAAGTAGATTATGTACTTGGAGAATGGGGAGAAGAGGAAAAAAAGCAAATGGGAGAGCGCCTGGAAAAATCAGCCGAATTAGTAAAATCTTTTGGAACGGCAGGCGTTTCAAACACTATGAATTCATTTAACGGAAAATAA
- a CDS encoding GH92 family glycosyl hydrolase, translating into MKFNNNFITSTGTFLMFLLFFSCGKEEKTTKANNSSSKEELKDLAQFVDPMIGTAKMGHTYPGATVPFGSIQLSPDTDTIPYAVDGKYNPDVYKYCAGYQYDDSTIVGFSHTHFSGTGHSDLGDFLIMPTTGELKLNPGTEANPDSGYRSRFSHEKETAEAGYYKVLLEDYNIEAEMTASTRVGMHRYTFADKEEAHVILDLMSGIYNYDDKNVWTFVRVENDTLITGFRQTNGWARTRKVFFAMSFDKPIKNYGRARYDKQPYNGFWRKFDQDENFPEIAGEKIRMYFDFDMEAEEKLQIKLAISPVSSEGALNNMKAEIPHWDFDRVKNDAREKWNKELNKVVVDAENDAEMTNFYTAMYHSFLGPTEYMDVDGKYRGIDMNIHQAEDFVNYTSFSLWDTYRALHPLFNILQPERNSDMVEAMLAHYDQSVHKMLPVWSHYANENWCMISYHSASVISDAIVKGNTGFYEERALEAMVQTAKTGYYDGLEYYMEKGYVPEDKNGASVSKTLEYAYDDWAIAQAAKKLGNREVFEEFSKRSENYKNVYDSASGFMRPKLDNGEFKREFDALDTHGQGFIEGNAWNYSLYVPHQPAEMIEMMGGKQQFSQHLDSLFSMELPDKYFENTEDISREGIIGNYVHGNEPSHHVAYLYNWTDTPWKSQDKIRMILKDQYQTGADGLGGNDDFGQMSAWYIFSSFGFYPVAPGSTQYALGSPAINKATINLDNGNTFTVIANNQSAENVFVSKVELNGEVLKEPFIDHTDIMDGGELKFYMSSEPNKEIYRENK; encoded by the coding sequence ATGAAATTCAACAATAATTTTATTACTTCAACAGGAACATTTTTAATGTTCCTGTTGTTTTTTTCCTGCGGGAAAGAAGAAAAAACCACTAAAGCGAATAATTCATCTTCTAAGGAAGAGCTAAAAGATCTCGCTCAATTTGTAGATCCTATGATTGGTACAGCCAAAATGGGGCATACTTATCCTGGCGCTACGGTACCTTTTGGAAGCATTCAATTAAGTCCGGATACCGATACCATTCCTTATGCGGTAGATGGTAAATACAACCCCGATGTTTATAAATATTGCGCGGGTTACCAGTATGACGATTCTACGATTGTTGGTTTTAGTCATACCCATTTTAGCGGGACCGGCCATTCCGATTTGGGTGATTTCTTAATAATGCCCACCACGGGAGAATTAAAATTGAATCCTGGAACAGAAGCCAATCCCGATAGCGGTTATCGTTCCCGTTTTTCCCACGAAAAAGAAACAGCCGAAGCAGGATATTATAAAGTTTTATTAGAAGATTATAATATTGAAGCTGAAATGACTGCTTCAACTCGTGTAGGAATGCACCGGTATACTTTTGCAGATAAAGAAGAAGCCCATGTAATCCTGGATTTAATGTCTGGTATTTATAATTACGACGATAAAAATGTATGGACTTTTGTAAGAGTAGAAAACGATACTTTAATAACAGGATTTAGACAAACCAATGGCTGGGCTAGAACACGTAAAGTGTTCTTTGCAATGAGCTTTGATAAGCCAATAAAAAATTACGGGCGGGCACGCTACGATAAACAACCTTACAATGGTTTCTGGAGGAAGTTTGACCAGGATGAGAATTTCCCGGAAATAGCAGGAGAAAAAATCAGGATGTATTTTGATTTTGATATGGAGGCCGAAGAAAAACTTCAAATTAAACTGGCAATTTCCCCGGTAAGTTCAGAAGGAGCGCTTAATAATATGAAGGCTGAAATTCCACATTGGGATTTTGATAGAGTTAAAAATGATGCTCGCGAAAAGTGGAATAAAGAATTAAATAAAGTAGTGGTAGATGCTGAAAATGATGCTGAAATGACCAACTTCTACACCGCTATGTATCACTCATTTTTAGGCCCAACCGAATATATGGATGTGGATGGAAAATACCGCGGGATTGATATGAATATTCACCAGGCAGAAGATTTTGTCAATTATACCAGTTTTTCACTTTGGGATACATACCGGGCATTACATCCACTGTTTAATATTTTACAACCCGAGCGTAATAGCGATATGGTAGAAGCAATGCTGGCACATTATGATCAAAGTGTTCATAAAATGCTACCGGTTTGGTCACATTATGCCAATGAGAATTGGTGTATGATTAGTTATCACAGCGCTTCGGTAATCTCTGATGCGATAGTTAAAGGAAATACTGGTTTTTATGAAGAACGCGCTTTAGAGGCGATGGTACAAACTGCTAAAACGGGGTATTACGATGGCCTGGAATACTATATGGAAAAAGGATATGTTCCTGAAGATAAAAATGGTGCTTCGGTGTCTAAAACCCTGGAATATGCTTATGATGATTGGGCCATCGCACAAGCCGCTAAAAAATTAGGCAACCGGGAAGTTTTCGAAGAATTCAGCAAAAGATCTGAAAATTATAAAAATGTTTATGATTCAGCATCTGGTTTTATGCGTCCAAAATTGGATAATGGTGAATTTAAAAGGGAATTTGATGCTTTAGATACTCACGGGCAGGGATTTATTGAAGGGAATGCCTGGAATTATAGTCTCTATGTGCCACATCAGCCCGCCGAAATGATTGAGATGATGGGCGGAAAGCAGCAATTCTCCCAACATTTAGATTCTTTGTTTTCAATGGAATTACCCGATAAATATTTCGAAAACACGGAAGATATTTCGCGTGAAGGAATTATAGGAAATTATGTACATGGAAACGAGCCATCGCACCATGTTGCTTATTTATACAATTGGACCGATACTCCTTGGAAATCTCAGGATAAAATAAGAATGATTCTCAAAGATCAATACCAAACCGGGGCAGATGGTTTAGGTGGAAATGATGATTTTGGACAAATGAGCGCCTGGTATATTTTCAGTAGTTTTGGTTTTTATCCAGTGGCACCCGGTTCTACACAATACGCGTTAGGCAGTCCGGCTATTAATAAAGCAACAATAAATCTGGATAATGGGAATACTTTTACAGTTATTGCTAATAACCAGTCTGCAGAAAATGTATTTGTTTCAAAGGTAGAACTTAATGGAGAAGTTCTAAAAGAGCCTTTTATAGACCATACAGATATTATGGACGGAGGAGAATTAAAATTTTATATGAGTAGCGAGCCAAATAAAGAAATTTATAGAGAAAATAAGTAG
- a CDS encoding site-specific integrase, with protein MQNLLSILFYIKRSKTDKQGKVPIYMRIIYDGKRAEVSTMRKVELNKWNAKANCFKGHSGEAKSINRHLDIMKNRLYSIFQKLQSSEENITATILKDFFIGNDDSKKEILQIFEDHNLRMQKLVDKDYSYRTLQRYRTTKKHLTNFISSNYKADDFRVKDIDIKFINSFIYYLKTDLNLSHNSALKYLAYLKKIVRIAVANGWLEKDPFYNLKLKRQMIDREFLTKEEIIRIMERTFTIQRMEQVRDAFLFSCYTGCSYSDIKKLTKQNIIKGIDGSQWLKFKRTKTKSLSSVPLLTVPEELIKKYEDFENPKDTLLPVLSNQKTNSYLKEIADVCEIEKNLTFHVARHTFATTVTLSNGVPIESVSKMLGHRSIKITQHYAKVLDEKLSEDMNNLRSRMAANENK; from the coding sequence ATGCAGAACTTATTATCAATTCTCTTCTATATCAAGAGAAGTAAAACTGACAAACAAGGAAAAGTACCTATCTACATGAGAATAATTTATGATGGGAAAAGAGCTGAAGTTAGCACCATGAGAAAAGTAGAACTAAACAAATGGAATGCTAAAGCCAATTGTTTTAAAGGTCACTCGGGTGAAGCTAAATCAATAAACAGGCATCTGGATATTATGAAAAACCGGTTGTATAGTATATTTCAAAAACTTCAGAGTTCAGAAGAAAATATTACGGCAACTATATTAAAAGATTTTTTTATAGGTAACGACGATTCAAAAAAAGAAATTTTACAAATATTTGAAGATCATAATTTAAGAATGCAAAAGCTTGTTGATAAAGATTATTCCTATAGAACTCTTCAACGTTATAGGACTACAAAAAAGCATTTAACCAATTTTATTTCGTCTAATTATAAAGCTGATGATTTTCGGGTAAAAGATATTGACATAAAATTCATTAATAGTTTTATTTACTATCTAAAAACAGACCTCAACCTCTCCCATAACTCCGCTTTAAAATATTTAGCCTATTTGAAAAAAATTGTCCGGATTGCTGTTGCTAATGGTTGGCTGGAGAAGGATCCATTTTACAATTTAAAATTAAAGCGCCAGATGATAGATCGGGAGTTTTTGACAAAAGAGGAAATTATTAGAATAATGGAAAGAACCTTTACCATCCAAAGAATGGAGCAAGTAAGGGATGCATTTTTGTTCTCCTGCTATACCGGGTGTTCTTATTCCGATATTAAAAAGCTAACTAAACAGAATATTATTAAGGGAATTGATGGCAGCCAATGGTTAAAGTTTAAAAGAACAAAAACCAAATCCCTAAGCAGTGTTCCTCTTTTGACAGTACCGGAAGAGCTAATTAAGAAATATGAAGACTTTGAAAATCCCAAAGATACCTTGTTACCGGTGCTATCAAATCAAAAAACAAATAGCTATTTAAAAGAAATTGCCGATGTATGCGAAATCGAAAAGAATCTCACTTTCCATGTTGCCAGACATACCTTTGCCACCACAGTAACCCTTTCAAACGGCGTTCCGATTGAAAGTGTAAGTAAGATGCTAGGTCATAGATCAATAAAAATCACTCAACATTACGCAAAAGTATTAGATGAAAAATTAAGCGAGGATATGAATAATTTGAGAAGCCGGATGGCAGCTAATGAGAACAAATAA
- a CDS encoding 50S ribosomal protein L25/general stress protein Ctc, with translation MKSITINGSKRESVGKKATKALRNAGQVPCVLYGGDAKPLHFATEEISFNDLVYTPDVHTVEIKFGDGEKFNAILQDIQFHPVTDAILHVDFYQISDDKPITMEIPIHTEGVARGVKNGGVLRYNLRRLKVRGLANELPDYITADVSKLKIGQKLYVTAVADESYEIQHPDNTVICQVRTSRNIVALEDDDDEDEVPADEVPSTETDDVAAVKEGEDN, from the coding sequence ATGAAATCAATTACGATCAACGGATCTAAAAGAGAAAGCGTAGGAAAGAAAGCCACGAAGGCCCTGCGTAATGCTGGACAGGTTCCTTGCGTATTATACGGGGGAGATGCCAAGCCGTTGCACTTTGCAACAGAAGAAATTTCGTTTAACGACCTTGTGTACACCCCAGATGTGCATACAGTGGAAATTAAGTTTGGAGATGGCGAGAAGTTTAACGCTATTCTTCAGGACATCCAGTTCCACCCGGTTACCGATGCTATTTTGCACGTAGATTTCTACCAGATTAGTGATGATAAACCAATCACTATGGAAATTCCTATCCATACCGAAGGTGTTGCGAGAGGTGTTAAAAATGGTGGTGTGCTACGTTACAACTTACGTCGTTTAAAAGTAAGAGGTTTGGCTAACGAATTGCCAGATTATATTACTGCAGATGTAAGTAAACTTAAAATTGGTCAAAAACTTTATGTTACTGCAGTTGCAGACGAGTCTTACGAGATTCAGCATCCAGATAACACAGTAATTTGCCAGGTTAGAACTTCACGTAACATTGTTGCCCTTGAGGACGATGATGATGAAGATGAAGTACCAGCAGACGAAGTACCATCTACTGAAACAGATGATGTTGCTGCAGTTAAAGAAGGAGAAGATAATTAA
- a CDS encoding ribose-phosphate pyrophosphokinase codes for MPNVIPEAKIFSCTQSRELAEKIAAAYGTKLGNVITSTYSDGEFQPSFEESVRGSRVFIIGSTHPGSDHLMEMLLMLDAAKRASARHITAVLPYFGWARQDRKDKPRVPIAAKMIASILETAGATRIITMDLHADQIQGFFEKPVDHLYASTVFLPYLRELGLDNLTVASPDMGGSKRAYAYSKALESDVVICYKQRAKANVISHMELIGNVEGKNVVLVDDMVDTAGTLTKAANLMMERGAISVRAICTHPVLSGEAYERIEKSKLQELIVTDSIPLRQQSDKIKVVSCADLFADVMSRVHKNKSISSKFIM; via the coding sequence ATGCCCAACGTAATTCCCGAGGCCAAAATTTTTTCCTGTACTCAAAGTAGAGAATTAGCTGAAAAAATAGCGGCTGCTTACGGTACTAAATTAGGAAATGTAATAACTTCAACTTACAGCGATGGTGAATTTCAACCTTCTTTTGAAGAGTCGGTTAGAGGTTCTCGCGTTTTTATAATTGGTTCTACCCACCCGGGATCAGACCATTTAATGGAGATGCTTTTAATGCTTGATGCTGCTAAAAGAGCTTCTGCAAGGCATATTACCGCCGTGTTACCTTACTTTGGATGGGCACGCCAGGATAGAAAAGACAAACCTAGGGTTCCAATCGCTGCAAAAATGATAGCAAGTATTTTGGAAACTGCCGGTGCCACCCGAATTATTACTATGGATTTGCACGCCGATCAAATTCAGGGGTTTTTCGAGAAACCCGTAGACCATCTTTATGCCTCTACCGTTTTTCTGCCGTATTTAAGAGAATTGGGATTAGATAATTTAACCGTTGCTTCGCCTGATATGGGAGGTTCTAAAAGAGCTTATGCATACTCTAAAGCTTTAGAAAGCGATGTGGTAATTTGTTATAAGCAGCGTGCTAAAGCTAATGTGATATCGCATATGGAGCTTATTGGTAACGTAGAAGGTAAAAATGTGGTTTTGGTTGATGATATGGTAGATACTGCAGGTACACTAACCAAAGCAGCCAATTTAATGATGGAGCGTGGCGCTATAAGCGTACGTGCTATTTGTACCCACCCGGTACTTTCAGGAGAGGCTTACGAGCGCATTGAGAAATCAAAACTTCAGGAATTAATTGTTACAGATTCTATTCCGCTAAGACAACAAAGCGATAAAATTAAAGTAGTAAGTTGTGCAGATCTTTTTGCCGATGTTATGAGTAGAGTGCATAAAAATAAATCTATCAGTTCTAAATTCATTATGTAA
- a CDS encoding sugar MFS transporter, with protein sequence MNQKKSYRTAFIFVTILFFLWGFITVLVDSLIPRLREVFTLSYFQAGMVQFAFFGAYFLLSIPAGYILSKIGYKKGIILGLVTMAAGCLLFYPAASYRIFGIFMFGYFTLAAGITILQVAANPYVTILGPEKTASSRLNLSQAFNSLGTAIAPALGALFILQDKVKTTAEIEALDTTAQTSYYVSEASAVQTPFLGIAAFIIIIAIVFFFVNLPKVGDKEASNDYRGVLKNRNLILGAIGLFSYVGAEVALGSYMVNYFLSLDLAATVRETSFMRTIAGWILSTGVSASSDMAVVGVFVTFYWTGAMIGRFIGSYLTTIFNPAKVLSVFAIGAISMILISTFSVGLAAMWTIIAVGLFNSIMFPTIFSLALDGLGDDKAQGSGVLCTMIVGGAIIPPAYGLLTDSYSFKIALILVMICYAYIFYYAWTNKRRAMAIE encoded by the coding sequence ATGAATCAAAAGAAATCTTATCGTACAGCTTTTATATTTGTTACTATCCTCTTTTTTCTATGGGGTTTTATTACCGTGCTGGTAGATTCACTTATACCAAGATTAAGAGAAGTTTTTACACTTTCTTACTTCCAGGCAGGGATGGTACAATTTGCATTCTTTGGTGCTTATTTTTTACTTTCTATACCTGCAGGATATATTTTATCAAAAATAGGATATAAAAAAGGAATTATTTTAGGTTTGGTTACTATGGCTGCTGGCTGCTTACTTTTTTACCCTGCAGCTTCCTATCGTATCTTCGGAATTTTTATGTTTGGATACTTCACGCTCGCAGCCGGGATTACCATATTGCAGGTAGCGGCAAATCCTTATGTTACTATTTTAGGTCCTGAAAAAACAGCCTCGAGCCGACTTAATCTATCACAGGCTTTTAATTCCCTGGGTACGGCAATTGCACCGGCTTTGGGAGCTTTATTCATTCTTCAGGATAAAGTTAAAACTACTGCCGAGATTGAAGCCCTGGATACTACTGCGCAAACAAGCTATTATGTTTCTGAAGCCTCTGCCGTGCAAACACCTTTCCTAGGGATTGCAGCGTTTATAATAATAATAGCCATTGTTTTCTTTTTCGTAAACCTTCCAAAGGTAGGGGATAAGGAAGCTTCGAATGATTATCGGGGAGTACTAAAGAATAGAAATTTAATCCTGGGAGCCATAGGCCTGTTTTCCTATGTAGGGGCAGAAGTGGCACTGGGAAGTTACATGGTAAACTATTTTTTAAGCCTGGATCTTGCTGCAACGGTGCGAGAAACATCCTTTATGCGTACTATTGCAGGCTGGATTTTGAGTACTGGTGTGTCAGCATCAAGTGATATGGCTGTGGTTGGTGTTTTTGTTACTTTTTATTGGACGGGAGCAATGATAGGAAGGTTTATTGGTTCTTATTTAACAACTATTTTTAACCCAGCTAAGGTTTTAAGTGTATTTGCAATAGGAGCAATAAGTATGATACTTATATCTACATTTTCGGTTGGTCTTGCAGCTATGTGGACCATTATTGCTGTAGGCCTCTTTAACTCTATAATGTTCCCCACAATTTTCAGTCTTGCTTTAGACGGCTTAGGAGATGATAAGGCCCAAGGTTCAGGAGTATTGTGCACCATGATAGTTGGTGGCGCGATAATACCACCGGCTTATGGATTACTAACTGATTCCTATAGTTTTAAAATTGCCTTGATTTTAGTGATGATCTGTTATGCTTATATATTTTATTATGCCTGGACTAACAAAAGAAGAGCAATGGCAATAGAGTAG
- a CDS encoding GH92 family glycosyl hydrolase → MKTNFFVLAFCFFATFVNAQDYLVEKVENPVDWVKPLMGTDSKPSMSNGNVYPAIARPWGMNFWTPQTGKMGHGWAYQYTADKLRGFKQTHQPSPWMNDYGQFAIMPITGKIRFNEDERASWFSHKSEKVNPHYYSVYLADHDVTTEITPTSRAARFRFTFPESDSSHIVIDALDMGSYVKVIPEENKIIGYTTKNSGGVPDNFKNYFVIKFDKEFTASHTFSGEEISEDLEVEAEHVGSVISFKTEKGEVINAKVASSFISYDQAELNLKEIGNDDFETVKEKARKEWNKELSRIKVEGGTPDEVATFYSALYRSLLFPRKFYEYNAEGEVMHYSPYNGEVLPGYMFTDTGFWDTFRSLFPFLNLMYPELNANIQKGLANAYKESGWLPEWASPGLRNIMVGNNSASVVADAYLKTDGKFDYDIDLLYEALLNGANNEGPMTAVGRAGAEYYKDLGYVPYDVGINENAARTLEYAYDDFAIYQLAKKLNRPKEEIELYKKRSLNYKKLYDPETKLMRGKKENGEFVEDFNPFKWGDAFTEGNSWHYSWSVFHDPQGLIDLMGGKKEFVDQLDKVFEMPPVFDESYYGGVIHEIREMQVADMGQYAHGNQPIQHMIYLYNYAGEPWKAQYWVRETMDRMYQPTPDGYCGDEDNGQTSAWYVFSAMGFYPVAPATDEYVMGAPLFKKVTVELENGNELIINASQNSDSNKYIQKMELNGKNYTKNYLSHKELMKGAVIDIEMGDTPNKNRGTKKSDFPYSLTNEL, encoded by the coding sequence ATGAAAACTAATTTTTTTGTCCTTGCGTTTTGCTTTTTTGCAACGTTTGTCAATGCACAGGATTACCTTGTAGAAAAGGTTGAAAATCCAGTAGATTGGGTAAAACCGTTAATGGGAACAGATTCTAAGCCAAGCATGTCAAATGGGAATGTGTACCCGGCCATTGCGCGTCCTTGGGGAATGAATTTTTGGACACCACAAACCGGTAAAATGGGTCACGGTTGGGCCTACCAGTATACTGCCGATAAACTACGTGGATTTAAACAAACGCATCAACCCTCGCCATGGATGAATGATTACGGACAATTTGCAATAATGCCCATAACCGGTAAAATTCGATTTAATGAAGATGAGCGGGCCAGTTGGTTTTCCCATAAATCTGAAAAAGTTAACCCACACTATTACAGCGTATATCTTGCCGATCATGATGTAACTACCGAGATTACACCTACGTCAAGAGCGGCCCGTTTCCGATTTACTTTTCCGGAATCAGATAGTTCTCATATAGTTATCGATGCATTGGATATGGGGTCTTATGTAAAGGTTATTCCTGAAGAAAATAAAATAATTGGGTATACCACCAAAAACAGTGGAGGAGTACCAGATAATTTCAAGAACTATTTCGTTATAAAATTCGATAAAGAATTTACCGCTTCGCATACATTTAGTGGTGAAGAAATTTCGGAAGACCTGGAAGTTGAGGCTGAACACGTTGGGAGTGTGATCAGTTTTAAAACTGAAAAAGGGGAAGTTATTAATGCAAAGGTAGCTTCATCGTTTATAAGTTATGATCAGGCCGAATTAAACCTGAAAGAAATAGGAAATGACGATTTTGAAACTGTAAAAGAAAAAGCTCGCAAAGAATGGAATAAGGAACTTTCCAGAATTAAAGTGGAAGGTGGAACTCCAGATGAGGTAGCGACATTCTATTCAGCATTATACCGTTCCTTGCTTTTTCCGAGAAAGTTTTATGAATATAATGCCGAAGGAGAAGTGATGCATTACAGCCCATACAATGGCGAAGTTTTACCTGGTTATATGTTTACCGATACCGGTTTTTGGGATACGTTTCGCTCTTTATTTCCATTCTTAAATTTAATGTACCCTGAACTAAATGCTAATATCCAAAAAGGTCTTGCTAATGCTTACAAAGAAAGCGGTTGGTTGCCAGAATGGGCGAGCCCGGGTCTTAGGAACATTATGGTAGGGAACAACTCGGCCTCAGTTGTTGCAGATGCTTATTTAAAAACCGATGGGAAGTTTGATTATGATATTGATTTGTTATATGAAGCACTTCTAAATGGAGCCAATAACGAAGGGCCAATGACTGCCGTAGGCCGTGCCGGCGCTGAATATTATAAAGATCTGGGTTATGTTCCTTATGATGTTGGTATTAATGAAAATGCCGCCAGAACTTTAGAATATGCGTATGACGATTTTGCTATATATCAACTGGCAAAAAAATTGAATCGCCCTAAAGAAGAAATTGAACTTTATAAAAAACGCAGTCTTAATTACAAAAAACTTTATGATCCGGAAACCAAGCTAATGCGTGGTAAGAAAGAGAACGGGGAGTTTGTAGAAGATTTTAATCCTTTTAAATGGGGAGATGCCTTTACCGAAGGTAACAGTTGGCATTACTCCTGGTCAGTATTTCATGATCCACAGGGATTGATTGATTTAATGGGAGGTAAAAAAGAATTTGTAGATCAATTAGATAAAGTATTTGAAATGCCACCGGTTTTTGATGAAAGTTATTACGGCGGGGTTATCCACGAGATCCGGGAAATGCAAGTTGCCGATATGGGGCAATATGCACACGGAAATCAACCAATTCAGCATATGATTTACCTTTATAATTACGCAGGTGAACCGTGGAAAGCTCAATACTGGGTAAGAGAAACAATGGATAGAATGTACCAACCTACCCCAGATGGATATTGTGGCGATGAGGATAATGGACAAACTTCAGCCTGGTATGTATTTTCTGCAATGGGCTTCTATCCTGTCGCCCCGGCTACAGATGAATACGTGATGGGTGCTCCGCTTTTCAAAAAAGTAACTGTAGAACTTGAAAATGGAAACGAGCTTATTATTAATGCTTCTCAAAATAGTGATTCCAACAAGTATATTCAGAAAATGGAATTAAACGGCAAAAATTACACAAAGAATTATTTAAGTCATAAGGAACTTATGAAAGGCGCGGTAATCGATATAGAAATGGGTGATACCCCTAATAAGAATCGAGGGACTAAAAAATCAGATTTCCCGTATTCTTTGACTAATGAATTATAA
- a CDS encoding hydroxypyruvate isomerase family protein: MDRRKFIKQNIAATSLAGLGPLAVSRAVFEEGSSFTKNKFKLSYAPHLGMFKEHAGEDPIDQLNFMADRGFKAFEDNDMKARPIELQEKIAKTMGNRNITMGVFVAHNIYWSEPNLASGDETLREEFLKQIKESVEVAKRVNAKWITVVPGYVDQRQNLQYQTVHVIETLKMASEILEPHGIIMVLEPLNFRDHPGLFLSGSPQAYQICKAVDSPSCKILYDIYHQQIQEGNLIPNIEAAWDEIAYFQVGDNPGRNEPTTGEINYKNIFKFIHSKGYNGIMGMEHGNLESGKKGEKAVIEAYKYSDDF; this comes from the coding sequence ATGGACAGGAGAAAATTCATTAAACAAAATATTGCTGCAACAAGCCTTGCAGGGCTTGGACCGCTTGCGGTTTCCAGGGCTGTTTTCGAGGAAGGTTCTTCTTTCACAAAGAACAAGTTTAAACTATCTTATGCACCACATTTGGGGATGTTTAAGGAACACGCAGGGGAAGATCCTATAGATCAGCTTAATTTTATGGCCGATAGAGGTTTTAAGGCCTTTGAAGATAATGATATGAAGGCTAGGCCTATTGAGCTCCAGGAAAAAATTGCCAAAACAATGGGCAATAGAAATATTACTATGGGTGTTTTTGTTGCTCATAATATTTATTGGTCTGAACCTAATCTTGCAAGTGGAGATGAAACTCTTAGAGAAGAGTTTTTAAAACAAATTAAAGAATCGGTGGAAGTAGCAAAGAGAGTAAATGCCAAATGGATAACCGTTGTTCCTGGTTATGTTGACCAGCGTCAAAATTTACAATACCAAACCGTCCACGTTATCGAAACCTTAAAGATGGCATCAGAAATCCTGGAACCCCACGGAATAATCATGGTTTTGGAACCATTGAATTTCAGAGATCATCCAGGATTATTTTTATCAGGTTCACCCCAGGCTTATCAAATATGTAAGGCTGTAGATAGTCCGTCTTGTAAAATTCTTTATGATATTTATCACCAACAAATTCAGGAAGGCAATTTAATTCCTAATATCGAGGCAGCCTGGGATGAAATTGCATATTTCCAGGTAGGTGACAATCCAGGAAGAAATGAACCTACAACAGGTGAAATAAATTATAAAAATATCTTTAAATTTATTCACTCTAAAGGATATAATGGTATTATGGGAATGGAGCACGGGAATTTAGAGTCAGGAAAAAAAGGAGAGAAAGCGGTAATTGAGGCTTATAAATATAGCGATGATTTTTAG